Proteins from one Arsenophonus apicola genomic window:
- the aroG gene encoding 3-deoxy-7-phosphoheptulonate synthase AroG, translating into MTYKNDDIRIKQIKELLPPVALLEKFPATDKAALTEQTARESIHQILTGKDDRLLVVIGPCSIHDPKAAIEYAQKLKKIHDELKDELEIVMRVYFEKPRTTVGWKGLINDPFMDNSFDINEGLRIARNLLVTINDLGLPTAGEFLDMITPQYVADLTSWGAIGARTTESQVHRELASGLSCPVGFKNGTDGTIKVAMDAINAAKATHCFLSVTKWGHSAIVNTSGNLDCHIILRGGKKPNYSESDIQAVKESLQKSGLSAQIMIDFSHANSCKQYKKQLEVAENVAHQICHGEKAIIGVMVESHLVEGNQDISINKPLEYGKSVTDACIGWQDSKKLLYRLAEAVRIRRKKHI; encoded by the coding sequence ATGACTTATAAGAATGATGACATTAGAATTAAACAGATAAAAGAGTTATTACCGCCAGTTGCATTACTAGAAAAATTTCCGGCAACAGATAAAGCCGCTTTGACAGAGCAAACAGCTCGTGAATCAATTCATCAAATTCTAACTGGTAAAGATGACAGACTTTTGGTTGTTATTGGTCCATGTTCAATTCACGATCCAAAAGCAGCCATTGAATATGCACAAAAGCTAAAAAAAATTCATGATGAGTTAAAAGATGAACTAGAAATTGTTATGCGGGTTTATTTTGAAAAACCGCGTACAACTGTTGGCTGGAAAGGTTTAATTAATGATCCTTTTATGGATAACAGTTTTGATATTAATGAAGGATTGCGTATTGCACGTAATTTATTGGTAACAATTAATGATTTAGGTTTACCAACTGCGGGTGAATTTCTTGATATGATCACACCTCAATATGTGGCAGATCTTACCAGTTGGGGAGCGATTGGCGCACGTACTACTGAATCTCAAGTTCATCGTGAATTAGCATCCGGTCTCTCTTGCCCGGTAGGTTTTAAAAATGGTACCGATGGAACAATAAAAGTGGCTATGGATGCAATTAATGCTGCTAAAGCGACTCACTGTTTTTTATCGGTTACTAAATGGGGTCACTCAGCAATTGTAAATACTAGCGGTAATCTCGATTGTCATATTATTTTGCGTGGTGGTAAAAAGCCAAACTATAGTGAATCAGATATCCAAGCTGTTAAAGAGAGTTTGCAAAAATCAGGCTTGTCAGCCCAAATTATGATTGATTTCAGTCATGCAAATAGCTGTAAACAATATAAAAAACAGCTTGAAGTGGCTGAAAATGTAGCTCATCAAATATGCCACGGTGAAAAAGCAATCATTGGAGTAATGGTCGAAAGTCATCTTGTTGAAGGAAATCAAGATATAAGTATAAATAAACCGCTAGAGTATGGTAAAAGTGTGACAGATGCCTGTATTGGTTGGCAAGATAGTAAAAAATTATTATATCGTTTAGCTGAAGCTGTTCGAATACGTCGTAAAAAGCATATCTAA
- the pnuC gene encoding nicotinamide riboside transporter PnuC has translation MEFFNTSNTMVHIALGSNGYNLSYIEAVATIAGFLCIWLASQEKIINYLFGLINVTLFAVIFFQIQLYASLLLQIFFFAANTYGWYAWSRVDAYHELRLKIRWMSFSKVVVTLFIAIISTLLLSFNIDKVFIFLTQITWDIAHLLGFHIEPVQIEPDAFPFWDSVMMVLSIIAMVLMTRKYAENWLLWIIINIISVVIFYLQGVLAMSFEYLMLLGISINGFRLWRRSAKENGSIFLAN, from the coding sequence ATGGAGTTTTTCAATACTAGTAATACTATGGTACATATTGCTCTTGGCAGCAATGGTTATAACTTATCTTATATAGAAGCTGTGGCTACGATAGCCGGATTTTTATGTATTTGGCTTGCTAGCCAGGAAAAAATTATTAATTATCTTTTTGGTTTAATAAACGTTACATTATTTGCTGTAATTTTTTTTCAAATTCAATTGTATGCTAGCTTATTGTTACAAATTTTCTTTTTTGCAGCAAATACATATGGTTGGTACGCTTGGAGTCGAGTAGATGCTTATCATGAATTAAGGCTTAAGATTCGCTGGATGAGTTTTTCAAAAGTAGTGGTAACTTTATTTATCGCTATTATTTCAACGCTGCTATTAAGTTTTAACATTGATAAAGTGTTTATTTTTCTTACTCAGATTACTTGGGATATCGCCCATTTATTAGGCTTTCATATTGAACCTGTACAAATAGAGCCCGATGCATTCCCTTTTTGGGATTCAGTAATGATGGTACTCTCGATTATTGCTATGGTACTAATGACACGAAAATATGCAGAAAACTGGTTACTATGGATTATTATCAATATTATTAGTGTTGTCATTTTTTACTTGCAGGGTGTTTTAGCAATGTCATTTGAATACTTGATGTTACTCGGTATTTCAATCAATGGTTTTCGACTTTGGCGTCGGTCAGCTAAAGAAAATGGTTCGATATTTTTAGCTAATTGA
- the gpmA gene encoding 2,3-diphosphoglycerate-dependent phosphoglycerate mutase, with amino-acid sequence MAVTKLVLVRHGESEWNKENRFTGWTDVELSDKGREEATEAGQLLKKEGFIFDYAYTSVLKRAIHTLWNILDQIDQQWLPVEKNWRLNERHYGALQGLDKAETAAKYGDDQVKLWRRGFEITPPELTKDDSRYPGHDPRYANLQPSELPVTESLATTIERVVPYWEEVIKPRVKKGEKVIIAAHGNSLRALVKHLDKMSEDEILELNIPTAVPLVYEFDENMKPIKHYYLGDQAEIAAKAAAVANQGKAK; translated from the coding sequence ATGGCAGTAACTAAGCTGGTTCTAGTAAGACACGGCGAAAGCGAATGGAATAAAGAAAACCGGTTCACTGGCTGGACTGATGTTGAACTTTCCGATAAGGGGCGCGAAGAAGCAACAGAGGCAGGCCAGCTATTAAAAAAAGAAGGTTTTATTTTTGACTATGCTTATACATCCGTTTTAAAACGTGCCATTCATACATTGTGGAACATTTTAGATCAAATAGATCAACAGTGGCTTCCCGTTGAAAAAAATTGGCGGCTTAATGAACGTCATTATGGTGCGCTACAAGGTTTAGATAAAGCAGAAACAGCAGCAAAATATGGTGACGATCAAGTTAAACTATGGCGTCGTGGCTTTGAAATTACACCACCAGAATTAACCAAAGATGATTCTCGTTACCCTGGCCATGATCCTCGTTATGCAAATTTGCAACCTTCAGAGCTTCCTGTCACTGAAAGTCTCGCTACCACCATTGAACGTGTTGTCCCTTATTGGGAAGAGGTGATTAAACCTCGAGTTAAAAAAGGCGAAAAAGTCATTATTGCAGCTCACGGTAATTCATTAAGAGCATTAGTCAAACATCTAGATAAGATGAGTGAAGACGAGATCCTTGAACTTAATATTCCAACCGCTGTTCCGCTGGTTTATGAATTTGATGAAAATATGAAACCGATTAAACACTACTATCTTGGTGATCAAGCTGAAATAGCCGCTAAAGCAGCCGCTGTTGCTAATCAAGGTAAAGCAAAATAA